TCTCTTTCTTTTCGCCTCCCAGGCTCTCAGCCAGCGCTTGATAGAGGTATTCGGCATGATATGGAGTAAATACTGCCATCAGGGGAAGAGCGAGTCTGAGAGTAGTATATAGAGTAGCATAGGCTGCGCGCTTCTCCGGAACATCTTCCTCCGTCCACACTCTCCTTCTAATGGCTACAACATATCTGTGGCTCACATCTTCCACGAGAAAATCATAAAGGCTCTTTGAAGCTAAATGAAGATCAAAATCCTCCGCACTTTCCACGACAGTTCTTATTACTTCAGACAGCTTCGTCAATATCCACTTGTCAGTCAGAGTAGCAGCCTTTAAATCTTCGCTGACCTTCTGGGGAGTCCACTTGTCTAGCTGAGCATATGAAACTAGGAATTTGAACACATTGTAAATTATTCTTAGCTTGCTCCCTATCTCAGAAATTTCCCTATCAACATACCTTATATCCTGCCATGGGGAGTTCCTATAGCACATAAATAGCCTCAGCTGGTCTGCTCCATGCTTCCTGATAGAATCCCTCGCCATTACAACATTTCCTTTGCTTTTGCTCATCTTCTGCCCTTGACTATCGAGGATTAAACCATGCATTCCAAGCCTTCTATATGGGGTCCTATTGTGGAGAACAGTGCTCGTTATGAGGAGTGTATAGAACCACCCCCTCACCTGCTCTGGCGGTTCCAATGCAAACGAATATGGATATATCTTTTCGTGCATTTCCTCAAGGCCAAGCTGCCTAAGAGCCGCAGTATGAGCTACCCCACTATCAGCCCATACATCTGCCACAAACGGCTCTCTTCTCATCTCGCCATTGCACTTTGGGCATCTCAAAACAATCTCATCTATTGTAGGCTTGTGAGGATCCTCCAGCTTCCTATGCGATGCCTCCTCCAGCTCTTTTATGGAGCCGAAGACCTCTGTGTGACCACATTTCTCACATCTCCATATTGGCAATGGTGTACCCCAATATCTTTCCCTAGAAATGCACCAGTCTCTACTGGAGGATACCCACGAATCCATTCTACTGAAGCCCCAGCTTGGTTTGAACAGTGTATCGCTGAGCTCTTTCCTCATCCTCTCGACAATTGCTGTAGTTTTGAAAAACCACTGAGCACTTGGATAGTAGATGAGCGGTGTTCCACACCTCCAGCAGTGGGGATACTCATGCTCGACCTCCTCAAGAAGAAGCACCAATCCCTTTTTCTGCAGAACCTCAACAACTTTTCTGTTAGCCTCTTTGAACCATAGGCCCGAGAATATTCCCGAGTCCTCTCCAAACACACCATTATCTCTCAGCGGCGTCCATACTTGAAGGTTGTACTTAGCTCCAGTCTCAAAGTCCTCTGGACCGTGCGATGGAGCAGTGTGCACTATTCCAGTTCCTTCAGTGAGGACAACGTAGTCAGCAGCTACAACAGTGCAGTTGGGAGGAGAACAAGTAGCATTGGCCGGAACCTCTTCTGCAAGCGGGTGCCTGTATCTTTTTCCAACCAGATCTCTTCCCTTGTACCTATTGATAACTCTAGCAGAAGATTCTTTCAGCTTGGATAGAAGCGAAGGTAAAAGCTGCTCGGCAAGGATGTACTTCTCTCCCTTAATTTCAACCATAACATAATCTGCTTCCGGATTGACAGCAAGAGCTCTATTAGCTATTATAGTCCACGGAGTTGTTGTCCATGCTAAAAAGTAGTATTCACCATCCTCAGCTTTTACCTTGAAATATAAACTGGGATCCTTTACAATCTCACTTCCAAGACTGAGCTCGTGGTTGCTCAGCGCTGTTCCACATCTCGGACATCTGGGCACAACTCTGAAGTCTCTGTAGAGAAGCCCTGCCTCCTTAGCTTTCTTGAGGAACATCCAGACAGTCTCCAAATACCTAGGATGCCTCGTCTGATAAGCGTTCTCATAATCCATCCAAATTCCAAGTCTCTCGTTATCTTTAACCCACTCCTCTATGTAGAAGTCCACGCTTCTTTTGCACTCTTCAATAAACCTAGCAACTCCTATCTTTTCCTCAATTTCCCTCTTGCTCTTAACTCCAAATTTCTTCTCAACTTCAATTTCAACCGGCAGTCCCTGTGTATCCCACCCACCTTGGGCCCATACCCTGTGCCCCAATAATATGTGCAATCTAATCATCGCATCTTTGTAAATCCTTCCCCTTGCATGTCCTGCATGCATGAAGCCATTTGTGGTTGGTGGACCCTCGAGAAATGCAAAAATTGGTTTGTCCTTTCTCTGATTCCATGCAGCATCTAGAACTTTTTTCCTGATTCCTTCCCTACTCCAGTATTCTAATACAGCCTTTTCTATTTCCTCATGGTTATAGTTCGAAGGAAGCTTCCAGCTCAACTTGCCCCCCTCCCAAAGAACAACTTTTTAAACCTTTCATCGAGAAATGAGACAAGATTCCTGAATTTATACATTCCATCGAAATTTATCCTGGGTGAATTTCCATTCAGGTCAAGAACGCTGCCACCCTGAGCAATTACCATTCCAGCTCCTGCTGCCGCATCCACAATTCTCAGCCTAGATCTAGCATCAACAAACGCATCTATTCTCCCAATAGATACATATGCTAGCTCAAGTGCAGCACTCCCCAAGCTTCTCAAGGAGAGCTTGTTCCCAATGGATGAGAAAATTCTATAGACTTTAGAAACTTCTTCTATTGCTCCCTCTTCATCCATATATATAGCAAAGT
The Fervidicoccaceae archaeon genome window above contains:
- the ileS gene encoding isoleucine--tRNA ligase, which produces MSWKLPSNYNHEEIEKAVLEYWSREGIRKKVLDAAWNQRKDKPIFAFLEGPPTTNGFMHAGHARGRIYKDAMIRLHILLGHRVWAQGGWDTQGLPVEIEVEKKFGVKSKREIEEKIGVARFIEECKRSVDFYIEEWVKDNERLGIWMDYENAYQTRHPRYLETVWMFLKKAKEAGLLYRDFRVVPRCPRCGTALSNHELSLGSEIVKDPSLYFKVKAEDGEYYFLAWTTTPWTIIANRALAVNPEADYVMVEIKGEKYILAEQLLPSLLSKLKESSARVINRYKGRDLVGKRYRHPLAEEVPANATCSPPNCTVVAADYVVLTEGTGIVHTAPSHGPEDFETGAKYNLQVWTPLRDNGVFGEDSGIFSGLWFKEANRKVVEVLQKKGLVLLLEEVEHEYPHCWRCGTPLIYYPSAQWFFKTTAIVERMRKELSDTLFKPSWGFSRMDSWVSSSRDWCISRERYWGTPLPIWRCEKCGHTEVFGSIKELEEASHRKLEDPHKPTIDEIVLRCPKCNGEMRREPFVADVWADSGVAHTAALRQLGLEEMHEKIYPYSFALEPPEQVRGWFYTLLITSTVLHNRTPYRRLGMHGLILDSQGQKMSKSKGNVVMARDSIRKHGADQLRLFMCYRNSPWQDIRYVDREISEIGSKLRIIYNVFKFLVSYAQLDKWTPQKVSEDLKAATLTDKWILTKLSEVIRTVVESAEDFDLHLASKSLYDFLVEDVSHRYVVAIRRRVWTEEDVPEKRAAYATLYTTLRLALPLMAVFTPYHAEYLYQALAESLGGEKKESIMLETVEDVSEELKDVRARVLIDAAFKAVDSILAYRASKGMRRRMPIKRAAILLIEKVSENEAKELSELISSMANVTKVEVLEKKPEKFVSELSIGEDAGNVYVLEEADEETLLLGYAKEIVRRIQLMRKDAKLNYDDFIKVEISTASELLRKAINEHGKFIMNETRAVELKLGDARGGREFEIDEEKVAIQIVKI